One Streptomyces sp. NBC_01217 genomic region harbors:
- a CDS encoding MarR family winged helix-turn-helix transcriptional regulator, protein MAKKADSASATRRDAVASIVEDWRRERPDLDPAPLEVFGRLHRAFLRYSAAISRPVERKGLSMAGFDVLTALRRAGAPFRRTAGELADSGLISSAGVTLRIDRLEKDGLILRERDPQDRRVVHSRLTDEGLSTIDELFAEHLDNERRMLAGLTPAECRQLARLLEKLERSVLAAEDDA, encoded by the coding sequence ATGGCGAAGAAGGCGGATTCCGCTTCCGCGACGCGGCGGGACGCGGTGGCGTCGATCGTCGAGGACTGGCGGCGGGAGCGGCCGGATCTGGATCCGGCTCCGCTGGAGGTGTTCGGCCGGCTGCACCGGGCGTTCCTGCGGTACAGCGCGGCGATCTCCCGGCCGGTGGAGCGCAAGGGCCTGTCGATGGCCGGGTTCGATGTGCTGACGGCACTGCGCAGGGCGGGGGCGCCGTTTCGTCGCACGGCGGGCGAGCTGGCCGATTCCGGATTGATCAGTTCGGCGGGGGTCACGCTGCGGATCGACCGTCTGGAGAAGGACGGGCTGATCCTGCGCGAGCGTGATCCTCAGGACCGCCGGGTGGTGCACTCGCGGCTCACGGACGAGGGCCTGTCGACGATCGACGAGCTGTTCGCGGAGCACCTGGACAACGAGCGGCGGATGCTGGCGGGGCTGACTCCCGCGGAGTGCCGGCAGCTGGCGCGGCTGCTGGAGAAGCTGGAACGGTCGGTGCTGGCGGCGGAGGACGACGCGTAG
- a CDS encoding aromatic ring-hydroxylating dioxygenase subunit alpha, with product MTTDTAVHTGETARPSEVARPGNRTADRLFATGIRNQWYAVCPAEAVPAGGMKRLTLLGEEWLLFRRADGTLHMLEDRCPHRGARLSLGKHLGDRIACWYHGVQVDGTGTVAAVPGLPGCNLEGKQLVAAPHVIETGGAVLAYFGDDEHPEPAPLVLPEQLTDPDVATFLCYAEWNVNWRYAVENLLDPMHGSFLHRDSHSMSEGQTTARFRIRETERGFFFEKTDQSGVNFDWVELCRTGVDWVDLTIPYPPTAGPGGPFGIVGMATPIDEERCAVFFWRYRRVTDWQRDTWRFLYRTVLEDRHWEVLEQDRVMLEELRTDADQAENLYQHDLGVVRVRRMYRTEAEAQADATG from the coding sequence ATGACCACCGACACCGCCGTACACACGGGCGAAACGGCCCGCCCCTCCGAAGTCGCCCGCCCCGGCAACCGCACCGCCGACCGGCTCTTCGCCACCGGCATCCGCAACCAGTGGTACGCCGTCTGCCCCGCCGAGGCCGTCCCCGCGGGCGGCATGAAACGGCTCACCCTCCTCGGCGAGGAGTGGCTGCTCTTCCGCCGCGCCGACGGCACCCTGCACATGCTGGAGGACCGCTGCCCGCACCGCGGCGCCCGCCTCTCGCTCGGCAAGCACCTGGGCGACCGCATCGCCTGCTGGTACCACGGCGTCCAGGTCGACGGCACCGGAACGGTCGCCGCCGTCCCCGGACTCCCCGGCTGCAACCTCGAAGGCAAACAGCTCGTCGCCGCCCCCCACGTCATCGAGACCGGCGGTGCGGTCCTCGCCTACTTCGGCGACGACGAACACCCCGAACCGGCCCCCCTCGTCCTGCCCGAACAGCTCACCGACCCCGACGTCGCCACCTTCCTCTGCTACGCCGAGTGGAACGTCAACTGGCGCTACGCCGTGGAGAACCTGCTCGACCCGATGCACGGCTCGTTCCTGCACCGCGACTCGCACAGCATGTCCGAGGGGCAGACCACCGCCCGCTTCCGCATCCGGGAGACCGAGCGAGGCTTCTTCTTCGAGAAGACCGACCAGAGCGGCGTCAACTTCGACTGGGTCGAGCTCTGCCGCACCGGCGTCGACTGGGTCGACCTCACCATCCCGTACCCGCCCACCGCGGGCCCCGGCGGCCCGTTCGGCATCGTGGGCATGGCCACCCCCATCGACGAGGAGCGCTGCGCCGTCTTCTTCTGGCGCTACCGGCGGGTGACGGACTGGCAGCGCGACACCTGGCGCTTCCTGTACCGGACCGTGCTGGAGGACCGGCACTGGGAGGTGCTCGAACAGGACCGCGTCATGCTGGAGGAACTGCGCACCGACGCCGACCAGGCGGAGAACCTGTACCAGCACGACCTGGGCGTGGTCCGCGTACGCCGCATGTACCGCACGGAGGCGGAAGCACAGGCCGACGCGACGGGCTGA
- a CDS encoding recombinase-like helix-turn-helix domain-containing protein, which produces MTTPQYLNPHQARSAEPTPYEKKLAAVIEEVFGTGTHDLPGLVAGLNARDLPAPDGSRWTEDTFRSEMRRLGA; this is translated from the coding sequence ATGACAACCCCGCAGTACCTCAACCCCCACCAGGCACGCAGCGCCGAGCCGACCCCGTACGAGAAGAAGCTCGCCGCGGTGATCGAGGAGGTCTTCGGCACCGGCACCCACGACCTGCCCGGCCTCGTCGCCGGACTCAACGCCCGCGACCTGCCCGCCCCCGACGGCAGCCGGTGGACCGAGGACACCTTCCGCAGCGAGATGCGACGACTGGGAGCGTGA
- a CDS encoding PDR/VanB family oxidoreductase has protein sequence MTSAQETRLDLLVHRMTWEADGVLGVELTHPDGVPLPAWQPGAHIDVHVGGHIRQYSLCSDPADTTRWRIGVLREPASRGGSAHIHTQLRPGRLLHVQGPRNHFELDAGRDAEAYLFIAGGIGITPLLAMAREASRTRTPWRLVHGGRSRTSMAFGTELTALAELPGGSVEFVPQDECGHIDLDVLLGELPAGTQVYCCGPEPLLAAVEERCPAARTERFAAPATPQRDGEDTAFDVLCSRAGRTVEVGPESSVLDALEGAGITVPSSCRDGICGTCETKVLEGTPDHRDFLLSEGEKAAGASMMLCVSRSHTPRLVLDL, from the coding sequence ATGACCAGCGCCCAGGAAACCCGCCTCGACCTGCTCGTCCACCGCATGACCTGGGAGGCCGACGGTGTACTCGGCGTCGAACTCACCCACCCGGACGGAGTCCCGCTGCCCGCCTGGCAGCCCGGCGCCCACATCGACGTTCACGTCGGCGGGCACATCCGGCAGTACTCCCTGTGCTCCGACCCGGCCGACACCACCCGCTGGCGCATCGGCGTCCTCAGAGAACCCGCGTCCCGCGGCGGCTCCGCCCACATCCACACCCAGCTGCGGCCCGGCCGGCTCCTCCATGTGCAGGGCCCCCGCAACCACTTCGAGCTGGACGCCGGCCGCGACGCCGAGGCCTACCTCTTCATCGCGGGCGGCATCGGCATCACCCCGCTCCTCGCCATGGCCCGCGAGGCATCCCGCACCCGCACCCCCTGGCGGCTCGTCCACGGCGGCCGCAGCCGTACCTCGATGGCCTTCGGTACGGAACTCACCGCACTGGCCGAACTCCCCGGCGGATCGGTCGAATTCGTACCCCAGGACGAGTGCGGACACATCGACCTCGACGTCCTCCTCGGCGAGCTGCCCGCCGGCACCCAGGTGTACTGCTGCGGCCCCGAACCCCTGCTCGCCGCCGTCGAGGAACGCTGCCCGGCCGCCCGTACGGAACGCTTCGCAGCCCCCGCGACGCCGCAGCGCGACGGCGAGGACACCGCGTTCGACGTCCTCTGCTCCCGCGCCGGGCGCACCGTCGAGGTCGGCCCCGAAAGCTCCGTACTCGACGCACTGGAGGGCGCCGGGATCACTGTGCCCTCCTCCTGCCGCGACGGGATCTGCGGCACCTGCGAGACCAAGGTCCTCGAAGGCACCCCCGACCACCGGGACTTCCTGCTCTCCGAGGGCGAGAAGGCGGCGGGCGCCTCGATGATGCTCTGCGTCTCCCGCTCCCACACCCCGCGACTCGTCCTCGATCTGTGA
- a CDS encoding thiamine pyrophosphate-binding protein, which produces MTQPNGGDLLVETLRGLGVDTVFGIVSVHNLPLVEAVDRDLRFVPVRHEAAAVNAADGYARATGGLGCALTSTGTGAGNAAGSLIESLSAGTSVLHITGQIDSEYLGSGRGFIHETKDQLGMLRAVSTHAVTVTDAAGAGDILRDAAARALTAPYGPVSVEWPIDLQFAPQRPTGTPVPTAPVPALPDAALLDQAAALLSAARRPLIWAGGGANRARPELAALLDALNAGLVTSNSGRGCVPESDERVLGNYATAPAGRALLAEADVLFSIGTHFRSNETADYTLELPSTHIQLDLDPAATGRVHPATCALHGDAAAVLAALLRRVTSGVTETSWPARVRKARADARSAQRHAIGPQAAINDAVRAACPPGSVIARDVTIPSSTWGNRLLEITDPATNVFPRGGGIGQGLAMGIGAALGRPDVPTVVIAGDGGLAVHLGELLTLAQEKPDLTLLVFNDGGYGVLRNMQDNHFPRRSGVDLTTPDFERLAAAVGLPYARIAAEADAGPVIKEATACEGPVLVEIDLAALGPMNTPFTPPVKLPATATAIAAATPTDTATGQGGTPR; this is translated from the coding sequence ATGACCCAACCCAACGGCGGTGACCTGCTCGTCGAGACGCTGCGCGGACTCGGCGTCGACACGGTGTTCGGCATCGTCAGCGTGCACAACCTGCCGCTCGTCGAAGCCGTCGACCGCGATCTGCGCTTCGTCCCCGTCCGCCACGAAGCCGCCGCCGTCAACGCGGCCGACGGCTACGCCCGCGCCACCGGTGGCCTCGGCTGCGCCCTGACCAGCACCGGCACGGGAGCGGGCAACGCGGCAGGCTCCCTCATCGAGTCCCTCAGCGCCGGCACCTCCGTCCTGCACATCACCGGACAGATCGACAGCGAGTACCTCGGCTCGGGACGCGGCTTCATCCACGAGACCAAGGACCAGCTCGGCATGCTCCGCGCGGTCTCCACCCACGCGGTCACCGTCACCGACGCGGCGGGCGCGGGCGACATCCTGCGCGACGCCGCCGCCCGCGCACTGACCGCCCCGTACGGCCCGGTCAGCGTCGAATGGCCCATCGACCTGCAGTTCGCCCCCCAGCGGCCCACCGGCACACCCGTGCCGACCGCCCCCGTGCCCGCGCTGCCCGACGCGGCGCTCCTCGATCAGGCCGCCGCCCTGCTGTCCGCCGCGCGCCGCCCCCTCATCTGGGCGGGCGGCGGAGCCAACAGAGCCCGCCCCGAACTGGCCGCGCTGCTCGACGCGCTGAACGCCGGACTCGTCACCTCCAACTCCGGACGCGGCTGCGTCCCCGAGTCCGACGAGCGGGTACTCGGCAACTACGCCACCGCCCCCGCAGGCCGCGCGCTGCTCGCCGAAGCTGATGTGCTGTTCTCCATCGGCACCCATTTCCGCTCCAACGAGACCGCCGACTACACCCTCGAACTCCCGTCCACCCACATCCAGTTGGACCTGGACCCGGCCGCGACCGGCCGCGTCCACCCGGCCACCTGCGCCCTGCACGGCGACGCGGCGGCCGTCCTTGCCGCACTCCTTCGACGCGTCACGAGCGGGGTTACGGAGACGAGCTGGCCGGCCCGCGTACGCAAGGCCCGCGCCGACGCCCGCAGCGCACAGCGCCACGCCATCGGGCCGCAGGCCGCCATCAACGACGCCGTCCGCGCGGCCTGCCCGCCCGGGTCCGTGATCGCCCGCGACGTCACCATCCCCTCCTCCACCTGGGGAAACCGGCTCCTGGAGATCACCGACCCGGCCACCAACGTCTTCCCGCGCGGCGGCGGCATCGGACAGGGTCTCGCCATGGGCATCGGCGCCGCCCTCGGCCGCCCGGACGTGCCCACCGTCGTCATCGCGGGCGACGGCGGCCTCGCCGTCCACCTCGGCGAACTCCTCACCCTCGCCCAGGAGAAGCCCGATCTCACCCTGCTCGTCTTCAACGACGGCGGCTACGGCGTCCTGCGCAACATGCAGGACAACCACTTCCCGCGCCGCTCCGGCGTCGACCTCACCACCCCCGACTTCGAGCGGCTCGCCGCCGCCGTCGGCCTCCCGTACGCCCGGATCGCCGCTGAAGCCGACGCGGGCCCCGTCATCAAGGAGGCCACCGCCTGTGAGGGGCCTGTCCTCGTCGAGATCGACCTTGCCGCACTCGGCCCGATGAACACCCCGTTCACCCCGCCCGTCAAGCTCCCCGCGACCGCGACCGCGATCGCCGCCGCGACCCCGACCGACACAGCCACCGGACAGGGAGGCACCCCGCGATGA
- a CDS encoding SDR family oxidoreductase, with the protein MDLRLADRRILVTGGSSGVGLATVRMLLAEGTRVATCGRRADALTAALDGLAGPDRLYHAPCDVRDEASVQAFTEAAADHLGGLDGLVNNAGASRMKPFAETTADDWRDELELKFFGVLHPLHAALPHLRKSGNASVVNINAVLAKQPETRLMTTSAARAGILNLSTSLSRELAPDGIRVNSVCLGLVDTGQWERRYAASGSPLGYAAWQAGLAADRGIALGRLGNADEVAYAVTALLSPRASYITGTTVDVCGGVNRGIA; encoded by the coding sequence ATGGACCTGCGCCTCGCCGACCGCCGCATCCTCGTCACCGGCGGCAGCTCCGGCGTCGGCCTCGCCACGGTCCGCATGCTGCTCGCCGAAGGCACCCGCGTCGCCACCTGCGGCCGCCGCGCCGACGCACTCACCGCGGCCCTCGACGGACTCGCCGGACCGGACAGGCTGTACCACGCGCCCTGCGACGTACGCGACGAAGCCTCCGTACAGGCCTTCACCGAAGCAGCCGCCGACCACCTCGGCGGCCTCGACGGGCTCGTCAACAACGCCGGTGCCTCCCGGATGAAACCTTTCGCCGAGACCACCGCCGACGACTGGCGCGACGAACTGGAACTCAAGTTCTTCGGCGTTCTCCACCCTCTCCACGCCGCCCTGCCCCACCTGCGGAAATCCGGCAACGCGTCCGTCGTCAACATCAACGCGGTCCTCGCCAAGCAGCCCGAGACCCGGCTGATGACCACCAGCGCGGCCCGCGCCGGCATCCTCAACCTCTCCACCTCCCTGTCCAGGGAACTCGCCCCCGACGGCATCCGCGTCAACTCCGTCTGCCTCGGCCTCGTCGACACCGGGCAGTGGGAACGCCGGTACGCGGCCTCCGGCAGCCCCCTCGGCTACGCCGCCTGGCAGGCCGGACTCGCCGCCGACCGGGGCATCGCCCTGGGCCGCCTCGGCAACGCCGACGAAGTCGCCTACGCCGTAACGGCGTTGCTCTCGCCCAGGGCCTCGTACATCACCGGCACCACCGTCGACGTCTGCGGCGGCGTCAACCGCGGCATCGCCTGA
- a CDS encoding SDR family NAD(P)-dependent oxidoreductase has translation MATDDTSRTPDSSRAEPATRTVVVTGAGRGLGLAAARRIGADGHRVVIAELDERTGEQAADQLRAEGVTADFHPLDVTDPDSVDALAATLAGDGTRLHGLVNNAGLANAVGGRPFHEIGIEAWDRIMKVNARGPWLVARALLPLMVAGGGGRIVNLASDAALYGSPRLAHYIASKGAVISLTRAMARETGDLGITVNAVAPGLTEGESAVDIPAERHELYRLNRAISRPQQPADVVGLIAFLVGDESGYITGQTFAVNGGFTMH, from the coding sequence ATGGCCACCGACGACACCTCCCGTACGCCGGACTCCTCCCGGGCGGAGCCGGCCACTCGTACGGTCGTCGTCACCGGCGCCGGCCGCGGCCTGGGACTGGCCGCGGCCCGCCGGATCGGCGCCGACGGCCACCGGGTCGTCATCGCCGAACTCGACGAACGGACCGGCGAACAGGCCGCCGACCAGCTCCGTGCCGAGGGCGTCACCGCGGATTTCCACCCGCTCGACGTCACCGACCCGGACTCCGTCGACGCCCTCGCCGCCACCCTCGCGGGCGACGGCACCAGGCTCCACGGCCTGGTCAACAACGCCGGTCTGGCCAACGCGGTCGGCGGCAGACCGTTCCACGAGATCGGCATCGAGGCATGGGACCGCATCATGAAGGTCAACGCCCGCGGCCCGTGGCTTGTCGCCCGAGCCCTTCTGCCGCTCATGGTGGCAGGCGGCGGCGGCCGGATCGTCAACCTCGCCTCGGACGCGGCCCTGTACGGCTCGCCCCGTCTCGCCCACTACATCGCCTCCAAGGGCGCCGTGATCTCCCTGACCCGGGCCATGGCGCGCGAGACCGGCGATCTCGGCATCACCGTCAACGCGGTCGCCCCCGGGCTGACCGAGGGGGAGTCCGCCGTGGACATCCCCGCCGAACGGCACGAGCTGTACCGGCTGAACCGGGCGATCTCCCGGCCCCAGCAACCGGCGGACGTGGTCGGCCTTATCGCCTTCCTCGTCGGTGACGAGTCCGGCTACATCACCGGCCAGACCTTCGCCGTCAACGGCGGCTTCACGATGCACTGA
- a CDS encoding cupin domain-containing protein: MPIDNTPYETDGDLAKYTDSLIATKDSREPDWNTLSFQAKAGDQYRRAQIRYVGSGATGNHENDNRIIPSGGFTFSNMLLPPGAEGPEHTHHDVEEAFFVLEGQVRVGIHRGADEAEYRTLGYRDMIVVPAGVARSLKNEGDTDALFCVIIGTRKPQVPTYPEHSPMHGITRD, translated from the coding sequence GTGCCCATCGACAACACCCCCTACGAGACCGACGGCGACCTCGCGAAGTACACCGACTCGCTGATCGCCACCAAGGACTCCCGCGAGCCCGACTGGAACACCCTCTCCTTCCAGGCGAAGGCCGGCGACCAGTACAGGCGCGCCCAGATCCGCTATGTCGGCTCCGGCGCCACCGGCAATCACGAGAACGACAACCGGATCATCCCGTCCGGCGGCTTCACCTTCTCCAACATGCTGCTCCCGCCCGGCGCCGAGGGCCCCGAGCACACCCACCACGACGTCGAGGAAGCCTTCTTCGTCCTGGAGGGCCAGGTCAGGGTCGGCATCCACCGCGGCGCCGACGAGGCCGAGTACCGCACCCTCGGCTACCGCGACATGATCGTCGTGCCTGCCGGAGTGGCCCGCTCGCTGAAGAACGAGGGCGACACCGACGCCCTGTTCTGCGTGATCATCGGCACCCGGAAGCCGCAGGTCCCGACCTACCCCGAGCACTCCCCGATGCACGGCATCACCCGCGACTGA
- a CDS encoding alpha/beta fold hydrolase, protein MTTTPTTEGLHTQEAGSPDAPLLLCLHGIGSSSAAFAPQLAGLRDRVRVVAWDAPGYAASADPGHAPGLDGYADTAAALIRERGGRAHVLGVSWGGVIALRLAARHPHLVDSLIVADSSRGSGVHPDRAEAMRGRSARLAAEGPDAFAAARGPRLVSADAPAELVERVVATMAASVRTPGYGYAAESMAEADLTDDLPTITAPALVLCGEEDTVTGTEESQAVAGGLAKSVYVTLSGAGHLSNQERPETFNAWVRAHLHVVARIPA, encoded by the coding sequence GTGACCACCACCCCGACCACCGAAGGCCTGCACACCCAGGAGGCCGGGAGCCCCGACGCGCCGCTGCTGCTCTGCCTGCACGGCATCGGCTCCTCGTCCGCCGCCTTCGCCCCGCAACTCGCCGGACTCCGTGACCGGGTACGGGTGGTGGCCTGGGACGCCCCCGGATACGCGGCCTCCGCCGACCCCGGCCACGCCCCCGGCCTCGACGGCTACGCCGACACCGCCGCCGCACTCATCCGCGAACGCGGCGGCCGCGCGCACGTCCTCGGCGTCTCCTGGGGCGGAGTCATCGCACTCCGCCTCGCCGCCCGCCACCCCCACCTCGTCGACTCACTGATCGTCGCCGACTCCAGCCGCGGATCGGGCGTCCACCCGGACAGGGCCGAGGCGATGCGCGGCCGCTCGGCCCGGCTCGCCGCCGAAGGCCCGGACGCCTTCGCCGCCGCCCGCGGCCCGCGCCTGGTCTCCGCCGACGCCCCCGCCGAACTCGTCGAACGCGTCGTCGCGACCATGGCCGCCTCCGTCCGTACCCCCGGATACGGGTACGCGGCCGAGTCGATGGCCGAGGCCGACCTCACCGACGACCTGCCCACCATCACCGCACCGGCTCTCGTCCTGTGCGGCGAGGAGGACACCGTCACCGGAACCGAGGAGTCGCAGGCCGTCGCGGGCGGCCTCGCCAAGTCCGTCTACGTCACCCTCTCCGGCGCCGGCCACCTCTCCAACCAGGAACGGCCCGAGACGTTCAACGCCTGGGTCCGCGCCCACCTCCACGTCGTCGCCCGCATACCCGCGTGA
- a CDS encoding aspartate dehydrogenase domain-containing protein, whose translation MTTTIRPTTRPVCRIGLVGWGAIGRVVGAALAEGHVPGAELTCVIDNRPLVDAPAPQLSFEDALGVCDLIVEAAGQAVVREWAERVLGSGTDLLIASTGALVDDALVDRLRSAGPGRVYFTGGAVGGLDLLQAVRGLGALTSVTLTTTKLPATLHQPWMDAELTERLRTATEPVEVMRGTARDVPVKFPKSTNVAASVALATGDPDLVEVVVVADPAATLTRHVIEAAGPHGAYRFEVAHRPDATNPATSQVVPHAVLRSLGAVVGRAGQIL comes from the coding sequence ATGACCACCACCATCCGCCCCACGACCCGTCCCGTGTGCCGCATCGGCCTCGTCGGCTGGGGAGCCATCGGCCGGGTCGTCGGCGCCGCACTCGCCGAAGGGCACGTCCCCGGCGCGGAGCTGACCTGCGTGATCGACAACCGGCCACTCGTCGACGCCCCCGCGCCACAGCTGTCGTTCGAGGACGCGCTCGGCGTCTGCGACCTGATCGTCGAAGCCGCCGGGCAGGCAGTGGTACGGGAATGGGCCGAGCGGGTCCTCGGCAGCGGCACCGACCTGCTGATCGCCTCCACCGGCGCGCTCGTCGACGACGCGCTCGTCGACCGGCTGCGGTCCGCCGGACCCGGCCGGGTCTACTTCACCGGCGGAGCGGTCGGCGGACTCGACCTCCTCCAGGCCGTACGGGGACTGGGCGCCCTCACCTCCGTCACCCTGACCACCACCAAGCTGCCCGCCACCCTCCACCAGCCGTGGATGGACGCCGAGTTGACCGAGCGGCTGCGAACGGCCACCGAGCCGGTCGAGGTGATGCGCGGCACCGCCCGCGACGTCCCGGTGAAGTTCCCCAAGTCCACCAATGTGGCCGCGTCCGTCGCCCTGGCCACCGGCGACCCGGACCTGGTCGAGGTCGTCGTCGTGGCCGACCCCGCCGCCACGCTCACCCGGCATGTCATCGAGGCAGCGGGCCCGCACGGCGCGTACCGCTTCGAGGTCGCCCACCGGCCCGACGCCACCAACCCCGCCACCAGCCAGGTCGTGCCGCACGCCGTGCTCCGCAGCCTCGGCGCCGTCGTCGGCCGGGCGGGACAGATCCTGTGA
- a CDS encoding VOC family protein translates to MAHENLHARPTARREPVARLRALRSVELHTPAFTESADFYSEVWGLEPVEREADATWLRGTGEEHHVLALTRGERNGLGRITFAVATPAEIDEAARRLLARGIVPVTGPGPLDQVGGGYGLRFTDPEGRLIELSAQTHAVAPRGRDSAVPVGVTHTVLNTTDIDAAVAFYTSVLGLRVSDWSEHQMAFLRCNADHHCIAFNQAEWASLNHVAYEMTSVDHFMRGLGRLRHHGIDPQWGPGRHGPGNNTFSYFTDPAGLVCEYTSEVAQIVEDAWIAKVWRRIPELSDLWGTAGAPSARIRCHMAGEPDPGPLAPATDEVSA, encoded by the coding sequence ATGGCTCACGAGAACCTCCACGCCCGCCCCACCGCAAGGCGTGAACCCGTCGCCCGGCTGCGCGCCCTGCGCTCCGTCGAACTGCACACCCCCGCCTTCACCGAGTCCGCCGACTTCTACAGCGAGGTCTGGGGACTGGAACCCGTCGAACGGGAGGCCGACGCCACCTGGCTGCGCGGCACCGGCGAGGAACACCACGTCCTCGCCCTCACCCGCGGCGAACGCAACGGACTGGGCCGCATCACCTTCGCCGTCGCCACCCCCGCCGAGATCGACGAGGCCGCCCGTCGGCTCCTCGCCCGCGGCATCGTCCCCGTCACCGGACCCGGCCCCCTCGACCAGGTCGGCGGCGGCTACGGGCTCCGCTTCACCGACCCCGAGGGCCGGCTGATCGAGCTCAGCGCCCAGACCCACGCCGTCGCCCCGCGAGGCCGCGACAGCGCCGTACCCGTCGGCGTCACCCACACCGTCCTCAACACCACCGACATCGACGCCGCCGTCGCCTTCTACACCTCGGTCCTCGGGCTGCGCGTCTCCGACTGGTCCGAGCACCAGATGGCCTTCCTGCGCTGCAACGCCGACCACCACTGCATCGCGTTCAACCAGGCGGAGTGGGCCTCGCTCAACCACGTCGCGTACGAGATGACGTCCGTCGACCACTTCATGCGCGGTCTGGGACGGCTCCGGCACCACGGCATCGACCCCCAGTGGGGGCCCGGCCGGCACGGACCCGGCAACAACACCTTCTCGTACTTCACCGACCCTGCCGGACTCGTCTGCGAATACACCTCCGAGGTCGCCCAGATCGTCGAGGACGCCTGGATCGCCAAGGTCTGGCGGCGGATCCCCGAACTCTCCGACCTGTGGGGGACCGCGGGAGCGCCGTCCGCACGGATCCGCTGCCACATGGCCGGCGAACCCGACCCCGGGCCACTGGCCCCCGCCACTGACGAGGTGTCCGCATGA